GTCAAGAAAAGGAGGGTATTCTGGGCTTTTATTCGTAACTTATTATCAGGCAGAATCTTACGAGCCATGCTCATCGGTTACGCACGTGTTTCTACAGTTGACCAGCACCTCGACTTGCAGCGGGATGCCTTGCAAAGAGCAGGGTGTCAGAAAATCATTACTGATCAGATGAGTGGTGCACTTGCGCATCGACCGGGCCTGCAACAGCTTAAAGACCTATTGCGGACAGGGTGATACCCTCGTAATCTGGCGACTAGACAGGCTTGGCCGTTCACTCCGCAATCTAATTGAGTGGATGACCTATCTGGAAGGGGAAGGCATTGCGCTGAAGAGTTTGCAGGAGAACATCGATACGTCCACTTCCACCGGTAA
The sequence above is a segment of the Catalinimonas alkaloidigena genome. Coding sequences within it:
- a CDS encoding recombinase family protein, yielding MLIGYARVSTVDQHLDLQRDALQRAGCQKIITDQMSGALAHRPGLQQLKDLLRTG
- a CDS encoding recombinase family protein, which codes for MRIDRACNSLKTYCGQGDTLVIWRLDRLGRSLRNLIEWMTYLEGEGIALKSLQENIDTSTSTG